A genomic segment from Azospirillum sp. TSH58 encodes:
- a CDS encoding DUF1289 domain-containing protein, with protein sequence MSTHDTRNPCTKLCRYDAADRCMGCFRTRAEVRHWKRLPDETKAAINARIAARGGTVSKKDGKRARKLDKKIRKLEAKLATLRARRSELDGPVVKAAE encoded by the coding sequence ATGAGCACGCACGACACCCGCAATCCCTGCACGAAGCTCTGCCGCTACGACGCGGCGGACCGCTGCATGGGCTGCTTCCGCACCCGCGCGGAGGTGAGGCACTGGAAACGCCTGCCGGACGAGACGAAGGCGGCGATCAACGCCCGCATCGCCGCGCGCGGCGGCACCGTCTCCAAGAAGGACGGCAAGCGCGCGAGGAAGCTCGATAAGAAGATCCGCAAGCTGGAGGCGAAGCTCGCCACCCTGCGCGCCCGCCGGTCGGAACTGGACGGGCCGGTCGTCAAGGCGGCGGAGTGA